The following coding sequences lie in one Apium graveolens cultivar Ventura chromosome 1, ASM990537v1, whole genome shotgun sequence genomic window:
- the LOC141679317 gene encoding large ribosomal RNA subunit accumulation protein YCED homolog 2, chloroplastic, with amino-acid sequence MAEAARHWIISSKSMNIIPKSLYPTEAKTLQLLCQTSRIKASIKRDEFPLISKKNQQRVPRHLIKISTAEGRWQGKWNTEYNFSLRDLQLQDLAEDGNGEANVSISLCVDKHAGFGLSVDGRISTNFTRKCCNCCLPYCREIDTNFNVWVLPSSRDNSSTIPEIGGDDPSVIYVNPGCEADLDTLVQDTIRLTTSVEETCSELCKKAEPKLIHINKQNSASIDKRWSRLLELRKAYS; translated from the exons ATGGCAGAAGCAGCTAGGCATTGGATCATCTCATCGAAAAGCATGAACATAATTCCGAAAAGCTTGTATCCTACAGAGGCCAAAACTCTACAGTTGCTTTGCCAAACCTCCAGAATCAAGGCCTCTATCAAAAGAGATGAATTTCCATTG ATAAGCAAGAAGAATCAGCAGAGAGTGCCAAGACATCTGATCAAAATCTCAACAGCAGAAGGTAGATGGCAGGGGAAGTGGAACACTGAATACAATTTTTCACTAAGAGACCTTCAGTTGCAAGATTTAGCTGAAGATGGCAATGGAGAAGCAAATGTTTCTATTTCTCTCTGTGTTGACAAG CATGCCGGTTTCGGGCTCTCAGTGGATGGAAGGATCAGTACCAACTTTACCAGAAAATGCTGCAATTGCTGCCTCCCATACTGCAGAGAG ATTGATACAAACTTCAATGTGTGGGTTTTGCCATCAAGCAGAGACAACAGCTCAACTATTCCGGAAATTGGAGGAGATGATCCATCA GTGATCTATGTTAACCCTGGATGTGAAGCTGACCTCGATACATTAGTGCAAGACACGATCAGGCTGACAACCTCAGTAGAA GAAACATGTTCAGAGTTGTGCAAGAAAGCTGAACCAAAATTAATCC ATATTAACAAGCAAAATTCTGCTTCAATAGATAAGAGGTGGTCAAGGTTACTGGAGTTGCGAAAAGCATATTCATGA
- the LOC141679324 gene encoding uncharacterized protein LOC141679324, with the protein MKRAYVTSLALNSPFRFLRDSSCFLTSFHSCFLTSLHFNFNFLFSTNINSNPNPNLKHHSPYSLNPTYPQLQQLLVHKSAIGFDKLDNALNMFDKMLQMKPLPSVFDFTRLLTALVRMKQYSVAVTLFKDMRVLSIPVDIFMFNTVINCCCRLNSVDHGFSLLACIMKCGFRADVVTYNILLRGLISQDRAVEAEYLFKKLLRLKGIRPDVFTYTTFIDGLCKKGQTAMAVTLFRYMEKKGCKPSTVTYSTIIDSLCKHRLIDQALGLLREMTKKGVLPNVITYSSLIQGMCDFSRWQDIRQLLGEMDVRNISPDVHTFNILIDAYGKEGMIEDAEDLMEIMIGKGLYPDVVTYSALMDGYCLQGEVDEASTILETMRRKGIIPDTHAYNILIKGYCKKMKVDRAIDIFRQMPLEGMIPSIETYSTILQGFFHMGRHVEARKFFKEKIINEGVNLDNVTCGILLHGLCQNNYVAEALSIFYTMECSGLIPNIYIYTILIDGLCKSGHLEKAKSLFENLPSRGLRPDVKAYTMLIQGFCQEGLLDEANELFVEMEANGCFPNEVTYNTLIRGCFYNKKYNEASVLIGEMRARDFSADASTTSALLDLLESQEQDPGLLTLRKKFLQ; encoded by the coding sequence ATGAAGAGGGCTTATGTTACTTCCTTAGCACTAAACTCTCCTTTTAGATTCCTACGAGATTCTTCTTGTTTTCTTACATCATTTCATTCTTGTTTTCTTACATCActtcattttaattttaattttcttttttccACCAACATTAATTCTAACCCTAACCCTAATCTTAAACACCATTCTCCTTATTCATTAAATCCAACTTACCCTCAACTTCAACAATTACTCGTTCATAAGTCCGCCATAGGTTTTGATAAACTCGATAATGCACTTAATATGTTCGATAAAATGCTCCAAATGAAACCTCTGCCTTCTGTTTTCGACTTCACTCGACTACTAACCGCTCTCGTTAGAATGAAACAGTACTCCGTAGCTGTCACATTGTTTAAAGATATGCGTGTTTTAAGCATTCCTGTTGATATATTTATGTTTAACACTGTTATTAACTGTTGTTGTCGTTTAAATAGCGTTGATCATGGGTTTTCTCTGCTAGCTTGTATCATGAAGTGTGGTTTTCGCGCTGATGTTGTTACGTATAACATTCTTTTAAGGGGGTTGATTTCGCAAGATAGAGCTGTGGAGGCTGAGTATTTGTTTAAGAAGCTTCTTAGGTTAAAAGGAATTCGACCTGATGTATTTACGTATACTACGTTTATTGATGGACTTTGCAAGAAAGGTCAAACAGCTATGGCTGTTACGTTGTTTAGGTATATGGAGAAGAAAGGTTGTAAACCAAGTACGGTGACTTATAGTACGATTATTGATTCTTTATGTAAACACAGATTGATAGATCAAGCATTGGGTCTTCTACGTGAAATGACTAAGAAAGGGGTACTGCCAAATGTTATAACCTATAGCTCTTTGATTCAAGGCATGTGTGACTTTAGTCGATGGCAGGATATTAGGCAATTGCTAGGAGAGATGGATGTTAGGAACATCTCTCCAGATGTCCATACTTTTAATATATTGATTGATGCATATGGCAAAGAAGGAATGATAGAAGATGCAGAAGATTTGATGGAAATAATGATCGGAAAAGGCTTATATCCTGATGTTGTCACTTATAGTGCACTCATGGATGGATACTGCTTGCAGGGAGAAGTTGATGAAGCATCAACAATTCTCGAAACCATGAGGAGAAAGGGAATAATTCCTGACACTCATGCCTATAATATATTAATCAAGGGTTATTGTAAAAAGATGAAAGTGGACAGAGCAATAGATATCTTCCGACAAATGCCCTTGGAAGGTATGATACCATCTATTGAGACTTACAGTACTATATTGCAAGGTTTTTTCCATATGGGTAGACATGTTGAAGCACGTAAATTTTTCAAGGAGAAGATAATTAACGAAGGTGTTAATCTTGATAATGTGACATGTGGTATCTTGTTGCATGGTCTTTGCCAGAACAATTATGTTGCTGAAGCACTATCCATTTTTTATACTATGGAATGCAGTGGGTTGATTcctaatatatatatttacacTATTCTGATTGATGGATTGTGTAAAAGTGGACATCTTGAAAAAGCAAAAAGTCTTTTTGAAAACCTACCATCAAGAGGTTTGCGACCTGATGTCAAGGCATACACAATGCTGATCCAAGGATTTTGTCAAGAAGGATTACTCGATGAAGCGAATGAACTATTTGTGGAAATGGAAGCTAATGGATGCTTTCCAAATGAGGTTACGTACAACACACTTATCCGTGGTTGTTTTTACAATAAGAAATACAATGAAGCAAGTGTACTAATAGGTGAGATGCGTGCACGCGACTTCTCAGCAGATGCATCTACCACTTCCGCATTACTGGACTTGCTTGAATCACAAGAACAGGATCCTGGTCTTCTTACTTTGCGTAAGAAGTTCTTGCAATAG